A genome region from Tenebrio molitor chromosome 4, icTenMoli1.1, whole genome shotgun sequence includes the following:
- the g gene encoding AP-3 complex subunit delta-1 has translation MALKKVKGNIERMFDKNLTDLVRGIRNNKENEAKYISQCMEDIKQELRQDNLSVKSNAIAKLTYLQMLGYDISWAGFNIIEVMSSSKFTLKRIGYLAASQSFHCDSELLMLTTNMIRKELNSQNQYEAGLALTSLSCYISMDLARDLSNDILTLLSSTKPYIRKKAVLMMYKVFLKYPEALRPAFPKLKEKLEDPDPGVQSAAVNVVCELARKNPKNYLSLAPVFFKLMTTSTNNWMLIKIIKLFGALTPLEPRLGKKLIEPLTNLIHSTSAMSLLYECINTVIAVLISISSGMPNHAASIQLCVQKLRILIEDSDQNLKYLGLLAMSKILKTHPKSVQAHKDLILQCLEDKDESIRLRALDLLYGMVSKKNLMEIVKKLMVHMDKAEGTIYRDELLSKIILICSQNNYQFITNFEWYVTVLVELAQMEFGSKQGHVIGAQLMDVCIRVQAIRPFAVCEMAQLLDVYSSTSQFTIMQEVLYAAAWLCGEFAVELKQPEQTLRSMLKYKSLPQHIESVFIHNVVKLLAHVMRGYELEGKYDEVVGLCDDISAKLHESLKSGELEVQERSSTSLVIVNIVKEEIGKVKRGDADKIMDCDDPVEKRDGDETVAADLLALFGGELNPVAPKAQKKVPLPEGLDLDAWINEPPEDSDSESDHEVMDNLFVKSDKLDYGRSERYQPEPTEEELRKSREARKYEQQNNPHYLKGSDGDKIINEGTNVDVIPVAEIDLSVPLKVAGQKRSDKYLNMNASRKKMKKKNKKKKHKSESSSDENVNEGPVVEVKRELELPEGATLSDSDSSHGHVDDPHRALNIDLELPPVYEGVTEATEAKEEKKVKKSKKKTDKDKEGEKKKSEKSSKHREKGDGDAKKSKKPKKDKKEKKDKEGKTKSKKKPTSGYEEALGISTPSKEFQ, from the exons ATGGCTTTAAAGAAAGTCAAGGGTAATATAGAACGCATGTTCGACAAGAACCTGACCGACTTGGTCCGGGGAATACGTAATAACAAGGAAAATGAG GCCAAATATATATCGCAATGCATGGAAGACATAAAACAGGAGCTCCGACAGGACAACTTGTCCGTCAAGAGCAACGCAATAGCCAAACTGACCTAC TTGCAAATGTTAGGTTACGACATTTCGTGGGCCGGCTTCAACATCATCGAAGTGATGAGCTCCAGTAAGTTTACTTTGAAGCGGATAGGTTACCTGGCGGCTAGTCAGTCATTCCACTGTGATTCAGAG TTGCTAATGTTGACCACCAACATGATCAGGaaagagttgaattcacagAATCAGTATGAAGCGGGTTTGGCCTTGACCTCGTTGAGTTGTTACATCAGTATGGACCTGGCCAGGGATCTTTCAAACGATATTTTGACTTTG TTGAGTTCTACCAAACCGTACATTAGGAAAAAAGCTGTACTGATGATGTATAAAGTGTTCCTTAAATATCCAGAAGCGTTGCGTCCCGCTTTTCCAAAACTGAAGGAAAAACTCGAGGACCCCGATCCGGGGGTCCAATCCGCCGCCGTGAACGTGGTCTGCGAGTTGGCGCGGAAAAACCCGAAAAACTACCTAAGTCTGGCGCcggtttttttcaaattgatgaCCACGAGCACCAACAACTGGATGTTGATAAAAATCATCAAACTG TTTGGCGCCCTAACCCCGTTAGAACCTAGGCTAGGTAAAAAATTGATTGAACCTCTGACCAATCTGATACACAG CACTTCCGCTATGAGTCTGCTGTATGAATGCATCAACACGGTCATAGCCGTGCTGATTAGTATTTCGTCGGGGATGCCAAATCACGCCGCCAGCATACAACTGTGCGTGCAGAAACTGAGGATTTTGATCGAAGATTCTGATCAGAATT TGAAATATTTGGGCTTGTTGGCCATGTCAAAGATCCTGAAGACTCACCCTAAGAGCGTTCAAGCTCACAAAGACTTGATTTTGCAGTGTTTGGAAGATAAAGATGAGTCAATACGTTTGAGGGCTTTGGATTTGTTGTATGGAATG GTGTCAAAAAAGAATCTCATGGAGATCGTGAAGAAGTTGATGGTTCACATGGACAAAGCCGAAGGGACGATCTACCGCGACGAGCTCCTGAGcaagataattttaatttgctcCCAGAACAATTACCAGTTCATAACGAATTTCGAGTGGTACGTGACAGTTCTGGTGGAGCTCGCCCAGATGGAGTTCGGGTCGAAGCAGGGCCACGTGATCGGGGCCCAGCTGATGGACGTGTGCATCCGCGTCCAGGCGATCCGGCCGTTCGCCGTCTGCGAGATGGCGCAGCTGCTCGACGTCTACTCGTCCACCTCCCAGTTCACCATCATGCAGGAGGTGCTGTACGCGGCGGCCTGGCTGTGCGGCGAGTTCGCCGTCGAGCTGAAGCAGCCCGAGCAGACGCTGCGCTCCATGCTCAAGTACAAATCGCTGCCGCAACACATCGAGTCGGTCTTCATCCACAACGTCGTCAAGCTGCTGGCCCACGTGATGCGGGGGTACGAGCTGGAGGGCAAGTACGACGAGGTGGTGGGCTTGTGCGACGACATCTCGGCCAAGCTGCACGAGAGCCTGAAGTCGGGCGAGCTGGAGGTGCAGGAGAGGTCGAGCACGTCGCTCGTCATCGTCAACATAGTCAAGGAGGAGATCGGCAAGGTGAAGCGCGGCGACGCCGACAAAATTATGGATTGCGACGATCCGGTCGAGAAGAGGGACGGCGACGAGACGGTGGCGGCGGATCTTCTGGCTTTGTTCGGGGGCGAGCTGAATCCGGTGGCTCCCAAGGCGCAGAAGAAGGTGCCCCTGCCGGAAGG TTTGGACCTGGACGCGTGGATCAACGAGCCCCCAGAGGACTCCGACTCGGAGAGTGATCACGAGGTGATGGACAACCTCTTCGTCAAGTCCGACAAGCTGGATTACGGCCGGTCGGAGCGCTACCAGCCCGAGCCCACCGAGGAGGAGCTGCGGAAGAGTCGCGAGGCTCGCAAATACGAACAGCAAAACAACCCGCACTACTTGAAAGGCAGCGACGGCGACAAAATCATCAACGAAGGAACCAACGTGGACGTCATCCCCGTCGCCGAGATCGACCTGAGCGTGCCGCTCAAAGTCGCCGGTCAGAAACGCTCCGACAAGTACTTGAACATGAACGCCAGCAGGAAGAagatgaagaagaagaacAAGAAGAAGAAACACAAGTCGGAGAGTTCGTCCGACGAGAACGTCAACgagggacccgtcgtcgaggTGAAGAGGGAACTGGAACTGCCCGAGGGGGCGACGCTGTCGGACTCGGACAGCAGTCACGGACACGTCGACGACCCACACAGGGCGCTCAACATCGACTTGGAGTT ACCTCCCGTTTACGAGGGAGTGACGGAAGCGACCGAGGCAAAGGAGGAGAAGAAAGTGAAGAAGTCGAAGAAGAAG ACGGACAAGGACAAGGAAGGGGAAAAGAAGAAGTCCGAGAAAAGTAGCAAGCACCGCGAGAAAGGCGACGGCGACGCgaagaaatcaaaaaaaccgaaaaaagacaaaaaggaGAAGAAAGATAAGGAAGGCAAAACGAAAAGCAAGAAGAAACCGACGTCTGGCTACGAAGAAGCGTTAGGAATATCAACACCTAGCAAAGAATTTCAGTGA
- the l(3)neo43 gene encoding cytochrome c oxidase assembly protein COX16 homolog, mitochondrial → MANLGAKINQFLNRRSIKYGLPFLLVVLGGSFGLREFAQLRYQFSKVSSVKPEEFKKLGIQMKKPGEVTLETEYEKIKDMDIDNWEQVRGPRPWEEQTNK, encoded by the coding sequence atggCGAATCTGGGGGCGAAAATTAACCAGTTCCTCAACAGGAGGTCCATCAAGTACGGTCTGCCGTTCCTTCTAGTCGTCCTCGGGGGCTCGTTCGGTCTACGAGAGTTTGCCCAGTTAAGGTATCAATTTTCTAAGGTTTCAAGTGTTAAGCCTGAAGAGTTCAAGAAGTTGGGGATACAGATGAAGAAACCGGGCGAAGTGACGCTCGAAACGGAATACGAGAAAATAAAGGATATGGATATTGACAATTGGGAGCAGGTCCGAGGGCCGAGGCCCTGGGAAGAacagacaaataaataa